GTGCTTAGATGTCAGTGTTTTTATTGTTACTACCAATATCGTGTTTTATTCTTACTGTAAGTGGTAACAAAAAATTAACTGCTTCCTTAGACTATAAAAAGAATACAGTCCCATTTACAGAATGTCTctaaacagaaaatatctttgggaaaaaaatactaaataaataattcacaACATGATGGGCGAGTagaaaaaaaaggtcttttGATGTATTTTGCTACTCAGggcaaaaccagatttttaaaataaagcaactACCTATTTTAATGGAGAATCAAAGCTCTTCTAATGAAGAATGTCTGCAGTCAGTGTATTTTTACCCATTCTGCACTTTTTGTAGGTAATAGGACTTGTGAAAGTAATGAACCCATCCCTTTGGTTTTCCCGgttcttgtctttttttccatcctcctgTTTCTTCATTACCTTATTTCTTGGcttattttctaaatgaaatgTCTACCTACCCACACAGAAGAAACTAACACTTCAAGAATACCAGACTGCAGCAAAGTGAACTAGCCTGTCTGTAATATAAACAGAAAGTAAATAAGGCACAGTAGCCTTGGAATTAAAGTCTCCCAATCTTAAAACTGCCTGTGCTTTCAGTGCATTATGCTCCGCATTTCCACAGAAGAGCATCTCTGGGAAAACTAGCATGTACATATTCGTGTTTTCTCACGAAACCGGAGCAGCTTCATCAACTTGTAAGTGAGCACCGCGGTCCCTTCCCGCTGAGCAGAGCGGCAGCCcgggctggctgcagcagggcacCGGGGCAGAGAACAGCGGGGTCCtgcagggcccagggccagcagcacccTCAGCCCGAGCCACACCGAGTCACGGCTCACACTGCCACCGCCATGTAAAGGGGCCGCTCCCGAACTGAAACCAGGTAAAATGAGGCAGGTTCTGGGAAGATCCAGGTGAGAGGCGATAGATCAGGGATCGGCATACGCTGCAGCCACCGAACCTGCCGACGGGCACTGCCTGCGCACTGCCCCCGCACGGCTCCTCCAATTCCGCCCAGGCCGCTCCGAAGCTGCGGCGCTGCCGCCGCTcaggggcggggcggggcggggcggggcgtGCCGGGCTCTGCCCGCCCTCAGCGGCTGCGTGCGTTCAGGCGCCCCTCAGCATGGCCGGGGCCGCGCCGGGCCCGCCGGTGAAGGTGCTGGCGGCGCAGCTGCGGCGGGCGGAGTGGGGCGCGGCCGGGACCTGGGAGCTGCGGCGGGCAGCGGCGGGTCGGGGGCCGCTGTCCCTGCGGGCCGTGTGGATGCAGGGCACCGTGCTGGAGGTGCGGCGCGGCGCCGAAGGCGGCTCGGCCCGGCTGCAGGACGGCAGCGGCGCCTTCACCGTGCTGGGCGTGGAGCAGGTGCCGCAGGGCCGGCCGTGTCTCAGCGCAGGTACCGCGGGGTGCGGGGACCCCCGCGGGCAGCGGGCGTTGTCCCTGCCCGAGCCCGCTCTGCCGTGGGTTCGGCACATCCCCTCCGCCCGGCCAGGCCCGGCCGTCGTGCCGGACCCCGCGCAGGACGGAgattcttctgtttctcttcctcttctgtttctctttttcttttcttctttttttccttctcttcccttcacCAGAACTGCCAGTTCAAATGGAGAAACGTTGATCTGCAGAATTGCAGAAACTGTGGTACAAAATAGGCACATGGCTTAAAAAATTCAGCCTTCTGACCTGTCCTCTTACACAGCAGGAcaaatttgtgtttgttgggCTCTTACTGTATGTGAAAATGTAGTTGCATACACCATAAAAGTGGCTTAACAGATAATGAAGCCTTTTTCTGAAATTTAGTTCTAAGCAATCTTGATTCATTGAGCTTTCTTAAAAGTATTGGCGTCTTCAATTTATACCGTTTACTTGGCTGTAAGTAATTTGGTTTATGAATTTAAATGATAGTACAAAGGTTAATTAAATGTAATGCTTGCTTGTTTTCCAGGGAAGTATGTAATGGTAATGGGCGTGGTGCGGTCCTGCAGTCCTGAGCCCGTTCTTCGAGCAATAAAGATGACAGATCTCTCTGAAAACCCTGTCCATAAGAACATGTGGAACCTTGAAGTGGAGGATTTGCACAGAGTCATCCCCTAATGCTTTTTACTTTCTGTCTAAAAGAGCtgtgaatttgttttcttttggcttttggTGCAGAACATTGGACTATTCTGTGTGACCACTCCTGGAGTAAACCAGAGTGAGGAGTTGGGCTCAGTTAAGCTTAGGGACCAGTGCTTATCTGATAATAATATGTTCATGTCTTCCATAATAATGTTATTATTATTCCATAATAATATGATATTAAGTGTTCATGTCTTCCAGTCTCTTTTTATACCAACATATTTGAGAAATGTCTATTTGATGCTTTGATGAGTAATATAGCTGTGCTATTAAAAAGGCTGTGTGTTTGTGAGCGTTAGCTGCTGTTTGAGGGGAGCACATGTTGAGGCAGTTCTACAGCAGGGTGTTTGTGACAGCAAGGGCTGCACAGGACTCCTGTTAACAGGGTGAACTGGGTACCTGGCATGAAGGCAAAATGTCTTCCAACCCAGTTAGGCTGTGGTtggaaataattgttttcacctgtattttctgtttcagtaatCACCATGTCTGTAAATGACTTGTAAGACGGGTGTTACTTGGTAACCATTACTAGTGTTGTACTTAAAGTACCTCTCTAGTTTCTGAAATACCTAAAGTGGTAATGACCCCTCTGTTCCAGTGAAGTGAATGAGAAGATGTGATGTAGGATTCCTTGGAACAGGTTCTCCAGGTGCAAGATATAAATACTTTTTACCTCTGGAAACAAGCATTCTGTTCCTaagtgcatttttctctttgaagaaGAGTGCATGctgttttaaattgtttaaatCATTCTAAATTATGTTCTGTTCTTATCTTTCATTatcctctgaaaaaaacaaaatatgaaatCACATCAAGAAACCTGTAAGAAGTAGAAATGTTACTActctttattttccatcttGGCTAAAGAGAATTTGGGTCCTGATGAATGCATTGCATTATCTGTGTGGAATGCAATGGGGACTGTATTGTCCAGCAATAGAGTTATGTTAATTAGGAATGCATATTGGAAAGGAAGTGGATCTCTGATTGAATGCTCTACAATTCAAGATGAGAATCAAGTGGtggtaattaatttttaaattgtgggATTAGGTTTTCAAAGCATGTGGAAACTAGCATCCATTAAAGATTTGAGATCTTTGCAGACTAAGGACTGGATTTTGGAGTACAATTCCAGTCTTGAGTTTGGTATTCCAAACCAGACCACATCATGGGCAGTTGGATAGTGGAAGTCCTGTGCTCTGAGATCTTGCTGATGAAATGCCAAAACATACAGAGATGAAGAATTTTGGCGGTCTTGGTTCATTTATTGTTTgtaattctggaaaaaaatccagttgtGGAGTGCTGTAGTCCTCCAGAAGTATATCAGCTGACCAGTATATCAGCTGGTAAGTGGTTCatactaaaaattattttcctaggAGTTCAAAGCAAAAGACACTTGTCAGGGAGAATGTTGTACTTCTAAACAAAGGACTGCTGGAGATTGCTTTGACTCCCAGGTCAACTGTATGTACCTAATGAGAAGCTGATACTGCTTATGGCTGTTTGTGGCTGTTTAAGGCTGTGCTTAATGGCCTTGTTTCTGGATTTCCATAGTTAAGCATTGTGGGGCTCTACTTGgaattctcccttttcctcacCGTGCATCTCAAATTCCCCAGTTTGAacattttttggtgatttttgttgctgttgtacAGCAGAGTATGCAGCTGAGAAATTACAAGATAAAGGGCCTCTTTAGCCCTGTGTTGAGGAGGAGTTCAAAGCTGAGCTCTTGTTACATCTGTTTTGGGGCTAGCTTGGTGTAATACACAGAAATTCTGTGAACTTCATAGGTTGTGGGAGTGCTGTATAAAGAACATGTTGAAGGTGAGTTGTAAGCACTAAAACTACACTGGGAAGCATGACTGAATCTGTCTGTGCTCTGCAAGGAcagctgtgtgtgcaggtgcGTTCAAAGTGCTCTCACAGCAGGAGTTGGGCAGAAATTCCTGTGTTGTGTGGTGGGAAGATCCGCAAGATGCAATGCAATGGATACTATGTATTTGCCCTATGACAGCATAGGTTATATACTGTATTACCTGCATCTGAAGCATAAACAGTTTGGATTACTTCAGTCAAGGTGTTCAATAATATGCAGCATTGCCAGTAATTAGCTACTGATAGTAAAGTCCAGATAAAGCCAGGCCTagtgcagaggaaaaaaatactttcgAAATACTGAAGCTGACGGATTGTCTGATAAATACTTCAGTCAAACCCTTCCAAAGTGATGGTTTTCCGGAGGTTCACATCCATTAGAAATCGCAAAGATCTCTCAGTTGGCCTGAGGGCTGTTCTGTGTGGAGCTGGCACACTGCCCTGAAGGGAGACTCCTCCCAGCCCTGTAATGGACTTCCCCACGTCCCTGTCATTCTGGTGGTGTGTTTGCTGACAGGAGCTGCCATCTCTCCTCTGTTAGGCAGGAGGGTGATGTGTTGGCTCCATTTTTAATTCCCCAGATGAGACATTACCATGTAGTAAATAAGGCTTACTTAAAAACGGTTTGGCTGGATGGTTTTATTGGTTCATTAAAAGGTTTACACTGTTCAGTCAAAGAATCCTGTAGCCTGTGacagtgctgtgtttgtggGCAGGTATCTGGTGAACAGGTGTGACAGGGAGCTTGCCTTTGCATTCACAGCAGAGTCTGGCAGGGAGCAAAGGGcacagctgccagggcagaaacaTGGAGGTAAGGCTTTATTTATGAGATTATGAATCAGTGCTCAACTCCAATTTTGAACATGACATGGAACTGCTTAGTTAAGTGTGGGGTCATTTGGAGCTTTTTCTGTTCCATTCTTATTGTCCCCTCACCCCTGCTGATGGCTCTGTTAGCCCTGCTCAGTGTTAAGTGGTGTCTCATACATGCCCTTTGTGCAGGCAGGTGCCCTGGGTCAGCAGGGTGTTCAGCCTGGCCCGTGGGGTCAGCAGGGCTTCCAGCTGGCTTGTGGCTCTGAGCCAGGCTCGGTCTGGCTCCAGCTGAGCTTCAGGCCTTGAGGTGTGTCCGGGGCCTGTCCAAGTTCCTGACTCTTGAGACTACCTAGTAAGGAACTGTGTGCATGGAGAACCTGGGAACAGCTCAGTAACACTGAACAACTGGGCTGAGTGAAATGGCTGCAGTTAAAAATGCTTATTGGTAGTTAAATGCTGTCTTTATTGCAAGTGTTAAGTTATATGCAGCTTTTAGAGGAGAGCTGGTGTCCACATCCAGCTCAGTGTTGCTGTCTACAGTTAGCATTTAGTTAAATTCTTGTAGTTCTGTATTGCTGATTGAGCTCTTCTCAAACTTTTCCTCTTCTTGcttatgttttcctttgttcctgAAACTGTCACCACAGGACTTTTTTCAGAGGTGCTTGATGTGCTTAGTTGGGGAGTGAAGTGACATTCAGTGACTGAGGAGAAAAtcatgtgggatttttttagttAGTAACTGGTATAAATATTCTTTAActtccagaaatatttcataCAATCTTGGCTTTTTACAAGGGTGCACTTATAAAATTATTACAGAGGAAGACTTGATTTCTAGCATCTGATGGGTGTGGGAATTGTAGGATTTTTTCCTAACTAGTGTAGGAATTATGTTTTAATTTGTATCAAGCTAGAGAATAAGTGTTCA
The Cinclus cinclus chromosome 16, bCinCin1.1, whole genome shotgun sequence DNA segment above includes these coding regions:
- the RMI2 gene encoding recQ-mediated genome instability protein 2 produces the protein MAGAAPGPPVKVLAAQLRRAEWGAAGTWELRRAAAGRGPLSLRAVWMQGTVLEVRRGAEGGSARLQDGSGAFTVLGVEQVPQGRPCLSAGKYVMVMGVVRSCSPEPVLRAIKMTDLSENPVHKNMWNLEVEDLHRVIP